In the Gossypium raimondii isolate GPD5lz chromosome 9, ASM2569854v1, whole genome shotgun sequence genome, one interval contains:
- the LOC105798126 gene encoding biotin carboxyl carrier protein of acetyl-CoA carboxylase 2, chloroplastic: MASSISVPCPKISSFVKPKQTQKISFALPHCSKSCFSFGSSIKVPAFSGCQWHTEKKTMAFKARAKLNEVAAEKSSNSVPVVDMKSKAALPKEDDKSTGNTIPDVAAISAFMTQVSDLVKLVDSRDITELQLKQSDCELIIRKKEALQPPEQAPPVFMPQYMPHHAMFQTPFPAAAPTASPAPSNPAPPPLALPSAASPAKTSSSSHPPLKCPMAGTFYRSPAPGEPPFVKVGDKVQKGQVICIIEAMKLMNEIEADQSGTITEILAEDGKAVSVDMPLFVIVP, from the exons ATGGCTTCTTCAATCTCTGTTCCATGCCCTAAGATCTCTTCTTTTGTTAAACCAAAGCAAACCCAAAAGATCTCTTTTGCTCTTCCTCATTGTTCCAAGTCTTGTTTCTCATTTGGATCTTCAATTAAGGTCCCTGCATTTTCTGGATGCCAg TGGCATACTGAGAAGAAAACTATGGCCTTCAAAGCACGTGCAAAGCTTAACGAG GTTGCAGCAGAGAAATCTTCGAATTCTGTACCGGTAGTTGACATGAAGTCTAAAGCTGCATTGCCAAAGGAAGATGATAAATCTACTGGCAATACAATACCGGATGTTGCAGCAATCTCGGCTTTCATGACACAAGTATCGGACCTTGTTAA GCTTGTTGATTCGAGAGATATTACAGAGTTGCAACTGAAGCAATCGGATTGTGAACttataataagaaaaaaggAAGCTTTGCAGCCACCGGAACAAGCACCCCCAGTTTTCATGCCACAGTACATGCCTCATCATGCCATGTTTCAAACCCCATTTCCGGCAGCAGCCCCAACAGCATCACCGGCACCTTCAAACCCAGCCCCTCCACCACTAGCACTGCCCTCAGCTGCATCCCCGGCTAAAACTAGCAGCTCATCTCATCCTCCACTCAAGTGCCCCATGGCTGGAACCTTCTACCGGAGTCCGGCACCGGGTGAACCGCCATTTGTCAAG GTGGGAGATAAAGTACAGAAAGGTCAAGTAATCTGCATCATTGAGGCAATGAAACTGATGAACGAAATCGAA GCTGACCAATCCGGAACCATAACTGAGATACTAGCTGAGGATGGAAAAGCAGTTAGTGTGGACATG CCTCTATTTGTGATTGTACCATGA